The Herbiconiux sp. SALV-R1 nucleotide sequence CGGCACGTGCCCGCCATCAGGCCCCGGATGTCGGTGGCGCGACTCGGGGTCGACCGCGAGGTGTTCCATCCCCCGACCCTCGACGCCGTCGACCGGGTCAGGCAGAAGCTCGGGCTCGCGGGCGAGGCCGACTGGATCGCCTTCCTCGGCACCATCGAGCCCCGCAAGAACGTTCCCGCCCTCCTTCGCGCCGTGCAGGCGGTGCGGGCCGCCGACCCCTCGGCTCCCCCGCTCGCCCTCTCCGGCTCGCGCGGGTGGGACGAGGAGGCGATCGCCCTGCTCGAGACCGGTGCCGACGGCGTGATCGAGGCGGGCTACCTGCCGCTCGACCTCCTCTCGGCCTTCCTCGGCGGCTCGCGGCTCGTGGTGTACCCGAGCCTCGGCGAGGGCTTCGGCCTCCCGGTGCTCGAGGCGATGGCCTCCGGAGCCCCGGTGCTCACCACCCGCCGCCTCTCCATCCCCGAGGTGGGCGGCGACGCCGTCGCCTACAGCGAGCCCGACAGCGACTCCCTCACCGCCGCCATCCAGGCGCTGCTCGCCGACGACGCCGAGCGCGAGCGCCTCGCCGCCGACGGCCTCGCCCGCAGCGCCGCCTTCACCTGGCTCGCCTGCGCCGAGATCTACCTCGCCGCCTACGACGGAGCCGCCGCCGCATGACCCCGCCGCCCCCCGCCACCGATCCGGCCACCGACCCCCAGGGCGCCCACGCGCCGGGGGCCCGGC carries:
- a CDS encoding glycosyltransferase family 1 protein; its protein translation is MSPEPRVLLDATSIPPSRGGVARFIAGVATGLHQAGRTIDVVVKERDRDFLRETAPSHRYHLAPKQVDSRGGRFVWEQTGLPRLAERLGCTVIHSPHYTFPLTTRARRVVTVHDATFFGSPEVHSRLKATFFRRWTRWACRLADELVTVSEATATELRRHVPAIRPRMSVARLGVDREVFHPPTLDAVDRVRQKLGLAGEADWIAFLGTIEPRKNVPALLRAVQAVRAADPSAPPLALSGSRGWDEEAIALLETGADGVIEAGYLPLDLLSAFLGGSRLVVYPSLGEGFGLPVLEAMASGAPVLTTRRLSIPEVGGDAVAYSEPDSDSLTAAIQALLADDAERERLAADGLARSAAFTWLACAEIYLAAYDGAAAA